In Acidianus brierleyi, one genomic interval encodes:
- a CDS encoding glycosyltransferase: MLSIVIPAFNEEKRIERTLRALTSYFKNVDIVVVFDGNDKTPDIVKKFPVNLIVSKERLGKGGAIKKGIIESKGEFVLLLDADMPITVNELKKIVELGRDSDLLILNRKFVNSPKLRIILSKSFRIIVKLFFPSLIKIKDFQAGVKLLRRDKALKILDELIINDYLIDVNLIYSFVRNGFRIKEFFSSYLNDNKYSKISIKIFNIIILMFLSIIKLRVYYSPLRKILDTRFYLKVQNIILRLLR; this comes from the coding sequence ATGCTTTCAATAGTTATTCCAGCATTCAATGAGGAGAAAAGGATAGAAAGAACATTAAGAGCCTTAACTTCGTACTTTAAGAACGTCGATATAGTTGTCGTGTTTGATGGAAATGATAAAACACCAGATATAGTAAAAAAATTTCCAGTAAATCTCATAGTTAGTAAGGAAAGGTTAGGAAAAGGAGGAGCTATTAAAAAAGGAATAATCGAATCAAAGGGAGAATTTGTATTGTTACTTGACGCCGATATGCCTATAACAGTAAACGAACTTAAAAAGATAGTCGAGCTTGGCAGAGATTCAGACTTGTTGATACTTAATAGAAAATTTGTTAATTCCCCAAAATTAAGGATCATACTAAGCAAGTCCTTTAGAATTATTGTAAAATTGTTCTTTCCTAGTTTAATAAAAATTAAAGACTTTCAAGCGGGAGTTAAACTTTTACGTAGGGATAAGGCACTCAAAATATTGGATGAATTGATCATAAATGACTATCTTATTGATGTAAATTTAATCTATTCTTTCGTTAGAAATGGATTCAGAATTAAGGAATTTTTTTCAAGTTATCTGAATGATAACAAGTACAGTAAAATTTCCATTAAAATTTTTAACATAATAATTCTAATGTTTCTATCTATAATTAAACTCCGCGTTTATTATTCTCCATTAAGAAAAATTCTAGATACTCGTTTCTACCTAAAGGTACAGAATATAATTTTAAGACTTCTTCGTTAA